A window of Zonotrichia leucophrys gambelii isolate GWCS_2022_RI chromosome 6, RI_Zleu_2.0, whole genome shotgun sequence genomic DNA:
GCCTGCTCTTTTCCTGTCTCACTGACAGAGCACACCAGCCGTGGGATGAgctggatggatgggatgggcaAGGAGTGGCAATAGGCCGGGATGGTGGCGTCTGCCTTCAAGGCGTCCTGCCTGagactgcagggccctgctgagTTGTTGTGAACTGTCATCACCATGGGGGAGTAGGCAGAGTTTGGATAAGTCAGACCACCATGAATAATCCCAGGGGCTTGACTGAACGTTGTCCTGTTTGGGAAACCGTTTCCAGGCACGTGGGGTCCTAGAACAGCAGCGTGAAACGTGCCAGGATCTGTGTAAACAGTGGTGTTACGTGGAATACTGCCACTGTCAAAGGTATTTGTGGGTACTTGTTGGTCCCTAGGTAGGATTGGAAGATGAGTCACAAGGTTTTGATAGTGAGATGCATTTTGACTTGTTTCTGATCCATATCTCTGAGTTTGGAAAGACATCCTAGCCTCTGGTGGACCATGCCTGCAACCAGAAGAGCTGAGGCTGGAGTGAGTAGCACTGGTTTCTATGTGAGTCACATGAGTCTGCTGTTTGCAGCTGCAGGTTAGGTCTGAGTGGCTTCTCTGGAGGGCAATTCCTGATTCTTCCATTTTACACATGCCTTGCTGGTGAACAAAGCAGGCTGAAGAAACattctcagcagtgctgctcttcaCACACATCTTAGTGTCCCCCACTCCCCAGGATGCTGAGGATTGCTCAGTGACAAGAACATGGTTTGTATTCTTAGTTCTTCCCTCTGAATGGTCATTGGCTGACTGGTCATTTACGGTTTGGACCTCTGATCCAagtcccaccatcccaggctgtgaGGAGGACCACTCAGGACTCTGCACGCTCCTTGCATCACTCCTGTTTTCCAGGACATGGCAGATGGTGCTACTGTGGCttttcttcagctcctgcttGTTTTGCCTTTCCTCAAAACTCCTTGAGTGCCCAATACAGGCCAGACTTGAGGAGCTCTTGGACAGGGGGTGACTGTTGACATTCAAGAGACTGTGACAAGTAGAACTTAGTGAGTCCGGGTAGCAATGGGTGTGGAGCTGGTGGCTGTCAGATGACATGGCAAAAAGGAGAGATCTGCAAGAAAtggtggaaaagaaaaggacacAATTTAAGCAGGAAATAAATGTACTGGAAACTATAATCTCTACTGACCTTCTGCTTGGGCTTCTTGCCTTCCACAATTCACAAGTACTTTCTAAAATACACAGTACTCTAGTATAAGTGTACTCAGACCAGTCAGTTTCCATTTTTGCTTTCTCCAAAGAGTTTTTCTCTAAATTagatacaggattttttttaaattctgttgagtttttttccaattcataaaacacaaaaggaaaaaatcctcctTGTTTTCTATCTTTTAACAATAACTATCTCAACATTACCCTAATTCATCCATCCAACATTACCCTAATTCATTGCATCTCCCCTAATTCACTGGAGCCATTTTTGGGACATCCAGAGATGTCATGTAACTTAAGCAAAGACAGAAGTATTTTTCAACCAGAGAGCTTTTCACCACAGTGGCCATTAAGCCAATGATATTAACTGTATcatcaaaacaacaacaaaaaaagtttaGCTTTTAGTCTCTTGACACCGTCATTTCAGAAGTGATCCAGTCACTGATGGAGCTTATAAACCTTGAAGCTGCAACAACTGAACAAGTTCTCCTTTCCCCCCACACCTTTCCTAACAAACTTCTTGATATTTCATGTTACAAGAAGATCACTGTTTCAGTCCACTGTTTTCCCTGAGGCCACACAAGTGTACAGCAGGTATGGACAAAGTTGTTCTGACCCCCTGGGACAGAGATAACATGAAAGCCAAGGAAATGACCTCTACCAAGCCAGCGTGGGGTCACTGCCAGTGTTCCCAGAACAAACAGTGCTGGGCAGCACTCCAGCTTGTGCTCACCTCTGGCACcacaggagctggctgcagagggacCCACTGAAAGGCTGGAAGAGAAATTCCCCTCTCTCTGTAAGGAGGATCtgcaccccagcactgcctctgtTAAGGGTGCACGCTCTGGGCTCTCAAGCTGCTCACCTTTGCAAATCCACAAGTCCATGTTGGCTGTGGAAGGGGTGCACTCATGACACCAGAGGCAGggtaaaaatgaaacaagaaaatctTTAGCCAAAGCCTTGCAGATATTCTGTCCTTTTTTATAGTGCACTCAGtcatttctatttttagcaAACCCTTGTTTCTACCAGGGGAGCAGTACCCTAGACATCATTAACATTTATGTTAGCAGTTTTACATCTCAGGGGAGTTGTGATTGAAGATTTTGAATCTCACCAGATTTAGAGATCCATTTTTTCTGATTGAATCAGATCTTCCACTGATTGACTACACACACTGCCTTGGTGTCACAGAAGTGTTTCAACATTTGTACAACTAAAGGTATTTTAATATGCTCATATATATCTGTATCTACCCTTACAAATACATATATGTCTTTTCCACAAGAACTCACTGTGTTGAACAGAAATATCCAGAGTATTTGTGCATTGCTTCCAGGCCAAGTTTGTTGTGCAGATGTAGAGTGAAAGCCAGAGTTTATCATTTTAGACAACTTTCCCTCAGATATACTCTAGGCACTCTGCCTCCTCAGCAGGTCTCTGACAGAAACCTGCACAATTTCCTGTGCACTGTATCACTACAATAAAAATGAATGTGTGGAACAGGAAAGGTACATACACATGGTGAACAAAGGCACTCTGCAAATGTCACAGGGAAGTTCACTCCTACCATCAAGGACACAGTGGCTGCAAGGGCTCACATTCAGCACCCTCATATGTGATCCTTTTAAAGTGATATTGACAGGCTCCAAGAGTCACGTACCAGTGTAACAGATAAGAACATGCCTTTTGCTCCCTCTGCCAACCAAGAGCTCTACAGCTGATCCAGGCAGATATCACTGCTTGTAATTAATTCCATTTCCATTGTAAATGTTGGCAAGCTAACAGGCTGCAATTTTCCCATCACCTGAAATCCACTGGTGTTGGCTGTTTTCCATCATGAATTAAATCGAGCAtgacaacattaaaaaaatattaatatttgcaaTCACATTCTTACAAAAATTCTCATTGTGGGTTGTGTATCAGGGACTTGTGACCAGCAGCAATATCCTCTAGCACAGGGTTGCTCCAATTTGGACTGTATGCAGAAAAAAGGTGAATTCCCATCCTTCATCCATGTTACCTCTCCTGCAGTCACTTCTGCACATGAGTATAGTCTGCACAGGGTTCAAAGGAGTCAAGAGGATTAAACACCAGAGCAATAGCTGCCTACAAGGTGAAAACCTTACATTTAATCTCTTTAAAAGATAACACCTGCAAAGGCTCTCACACACACCTGGATGAAACAACACTTACTAATGGCAATCCTCAGGCACAAATATTGAGACTCAGATGAAAGGAAGCTTCAAACATATCCTGTTACAAatggggctgtgggaagctTGAAGGGCTCTCTTACAAAGTTTGCAGCATTCAAATACCTACATGTACATAGAAACAAAggctctgtttctttctttatgtAGCAATGGGCATTGTTGCAGAAGCCTCTGTAACTGAAAGAAGAGATGCATTTGAAACTCATTTGTCACCTCACACCCAACACATTCAGATGGATGAAGCAGACCAAACATCACTGAAAGCAACAGCCAGGGTGATGCTGGCAAGGAAACCTCCAAAGAAAACTcagaataaatttatttttgcccCACTGCAGGTGAAATCATGACTGAACATGGGCCAATGTGACACATATTACACGTGTACATGCAGAATATTTTAACCAGCTACTCCCAACAGCCTCTGAACATTGCTGCTCAGACAGAGCAGTGTTCCATGCTAGCATAATTGTAATAATCCTCCTATGGCCTTGGGCCTTTCCAAACTCTGCATTTCACACATGCACTGCTGGCACTGATTGCTCAGGGTGCACAAAAACCCCTGAGAAGAGGCCCaacactgcacacacacctcCCAGGGCGCCAGAGCTCCCACTGAGCCCAGGGCCCAGCCCCTGGCttctgggaaaggctgggaagcAGAAGGGTCTGGATGGATGGGCCTTCCCACACCTCTGCCAGAGGGGTGGGTCATGTACAGAGAATGAGGTGCCAAATCttttaaaaacccaaccccaaaacatGGAACCTCTTCAACATCACAGCCATGCAATTCCTTTGTATTTTGTGATCAGCTAATCAGGAATGGATTACCCACATGAAACATGGATAGAAGCACACTGATTTTGTGGGTACACAGGCACCCAAAACAACTCATTCTGTGtgtcctgggcagagcagagtgcTTGGTTtaactttcatttttaaaatgtaaaaatataacTTATAGGAAAGGAATTTTACTCAAAAGTATCTACTTTAAGTTCTGAGTCTGTCtgaaagattttgttttaaaatttcaaaggaaattcACATCTGAATACACAAATAAGAAAGTATGAATTTTTGAGGCAGATACTCATTTATGACTATATAGAAAATTGTTAGACAAGCAGAGAAAGGATTAGGATAGAAATGGAATTAACATCCACTATTTTTGGCTTAGCTTCAGATAGCTTATGAGGGGATCTAGGCTGCTTTCACTAATTCCACTGAACTACTTTAAAGCAACAAATGTGTATTTTGCTATGACTTATGATTAAAGTTTTGACCTATTTAATGCACCAGTAAATTTAGtctcaaaatattaaatacaatgTATGTTATCAATTGAAAGACATTCACTGTAAATTAATTATGATTCTAAAATCCTTCGGTATTTTTGTACTCCACACATGTACTTTAATTGAAATTTTGACAGCACTCTCATCTTTTAGTTTGAAACTggtcccccttgtcctatctgCCCATGAAAAagtccttttccctcttttttaagAACCCTCATTTAGTAATTTGTTACTATAGGAAGTTAACAGTGAGGCAGTGAGAATCACCTGACATGCTGAACAACACAAGTTAGCTGCAGAATTTGGGAAGAGTCAGAGAAATGTAATACCATTTACTAGAAATATGCATGCAATGCCAGGCACTTCTCTAAATCTTCCACAGTTACTTTTTCTTTATATAACTCTGATGGTCAACCCACAAGTCAAGAAGATT
This region includes:
- the GPRIN2 gene encoding G protein-regulated inducer of neurite outgrowth 2 isoform X1 — translated: MGQRVLEGQILPSPSSCGRRSLLFAMSSDSHQLHTHCYPDSLSSTCHSLLNVNSHPLSKSSSSLACIGHSRSFEERQNKQELKKSHSSTICHVLENRSDARSVQSPEWSSSQPGMVGLGSEVQTVNDQSANDHSEGRTKNTNHVLVTEQSSASWGVGDTKMCVKSSTAENVSSACFVHQQGMCKMEESGIALQRSHSDLTCSCKQQTHVTHIETSATHSSLSSSGCRHGPPEARMSFQTQRYGSETSQNASHYQNLVTHLPILPRDQQVPTNTFDSGSIPRNTTVYTDPGTFHAAVLGPHVPGNGFPNRTTFSQAPGIIHGGLTYPNSAYSPMVMTVHNNSAGPCSLRQDALKADATIPAYCHSLPIPSIQLIPRLVCSVSETGKEQAAPGYFHSFSASDILTYPKLVSSVSESGLDAKKILKCCNVPEEQLQPAPQERAPPEAKAAQVALSSQQGADMAVTTKDMWTMTSMNDITKGLKPALERRDAEVQTLPTMECKSVATSPAAAAEGHSHVFPEVNLEQGLEAPKSPVREVRWDDEGMTWEVYGASVDPEVLGVAIQKHLEFQIEQFQTVPAEAAEKCNEEPPPDKAGKKRPFRTMMHSLRYPSCCARSSTAVE
- the GPRIN2 gene encoding G protein-regulated inducer of neurite outgrowth 2 isoform X2, with translation MSSDSHQLHTHCYPDSLSSTCHSLLNVNSHPLSKSSSSLACIGHSRSFEERQNKQELKKSHSSTICHVLENRSDARSVQSPEWSSSQPGMVGLGSEVQTVNDQSANDHSEGRTKNTNHVLVTEQSSASWGVGDTKMCVKSSTAENVSSACFVHQQGMCKMEESGIALQRSHSDLTCSCKQQTHVTHIETSATHSSLSSSGCRHGPPEARMSFQTQRYGSETSQNASHYQNLVTHLPILPRDQQVPTNTFDSGSIPRNTTVYTDPGTFHAAVLGPHVPGNGFPNRTTFSQAPGIIHGGLTYPNSAYSPMVMTVHNNSAGPCSLRQDALKADATIPAYCHSLPIPSIQLIPRLVCSVSETGKEQAAPGYFHSFSASDILTYPKLVSSVSESGLDAKKILKCCNVPEEQLQPAPQERAPPEAKAAQVALSSQQGADMAVTTKDMWTMTSMNDITKGLKPALERRDAEVQTLPTMECKSVATSPAAAAEGHSHVFPEVNLEQGLEAPKSPVREVRWDDEGMTWEVYGASVDPEVLGVAIQKHLEFQIEQFQTVPAEAAEKCNEEPPPDKAGKKRPFRTMMHSLRYPSCCARSSTAVE